In Xiphias gladius isolate SHS-SW01 ecotype Sanya breed wild chromosome 6, ASM1685928v1, whole genome shotgun sequence, a single genomic region encodes these proteins:
- the atpaf1 gene encoding ATP synthase mitochondrial F1 complex assembly factor 1 isoform X3, whose amino-acid sequence MEQELEKRDEMAAGDGASGGFTKNKTLASILNVEMIRDKTGEEIAELWMKYYSTKDTISAVIPTQIYEMIFSRSKSCPMFLYALPQKEGYEFFVGQWSGHELHFSSLINVQMLGENAPSQLILYHYPDLQEEKGVVLMTAEMDPKFITVHQAQCLANQVQLFYGTRRQETYRLVETFNHQPADFKHMSVIAELEQSGLGPAVAPGGS is encoded by the exons ATGGAGCAAGAG TTGGAGAAGAGAGACGAGATGGCTGCCGGCGACGGAGCCTCTGGAGGTTTCACAAAGAACAAG ACGCTGGCCTCCATCCTCAACGTGGAGATGATCCGGGACAAGACGGGCGAGGAGATCGCGGAG CTTTGGATGAAATATTATTCAACGAAGGACACAATTAGCGCCGTCATCCCG ACACAGATCTATGAGATGATTTTCAGCAGGTCAAAGTCCTGCCCGATG TTCCTCTACGCTTTGCCTCAGAAGGAGGGCTACGAGTTCTTTGTGGGTCAGTGGTCTGGACACGAGCTCCACTTCAGCTCCCTCATCAACGTGCAG ATGCTGGGCGAGAACGCGCCCAGTCAGCTGATCCTCTACCACTACCCAGacctgcaggaggagaagggCGTGGTCCTCATGACGGCGGAGATGGACCCCAAGTTTATA ACTGTCCACCAGGCTCAGTGCTTGGCCAACCAGGTGCAGCTGTTCTACGGCACACGGAGGCAGGAGACGTACCGATTGGTGGAGACGTTTAACCACCAGCCCGCAGACTTCAAACACATGTCGGTGATAGCGGAGCTGGAACAGAGCGGCTTGGGGCCGGCGGTCGCCCCTGGGGGCTCGTAG
- the atpaf1 gene encoding ATP synthase mitochondrial F1 complex assembly factor 1 isoform X2: MSDGSDGKMAAAMVQMSCLYRGMLAVRATGIRTLIPGLVPAQFRAFSVRKEPELEENPYFSKYQDKIQKLRSAKPQEYKARLEKRHEAKKEVLGQSKQAEFVRLMEQELEKRDEMAAGDGASGGFTKNKTLASILNVEMIRDKTGEEIAELWMKYYSTKDTISAVIPTQIYEMIFSRSKSCPMFLYALPQKEGYEFFVGQWSGHELHFSSLINVQMLGENAPSQLILYHYPDLQEEKGVVLMTAEGRPEVDWRRRRTTCCLSPRNCWSSFKVTKR, encoded by the exons ATGTCGGACGGGAGCGATGGAAAAATGGCGGCTGCTATGGTACAAATGTCATGTTTGTACCGGGGCATGTTAGCGGTCAGGGCCACCGGCATCAGGACGCTGATCCCCGGGCTGGTCCCGGCGCAGTTCCGAGCCTTCTCAGTGCGGAAGGAGCCGGAGCTGGAGGAGAACCCGTACTTCAGCAAGTACCAGGACAAGATCCAGAAGCTGCGCAG TGCTAAACCACAGGAGTACAAGGCCCGACTGGAGAAACGTCATGAGGCCAAGAAGGAAGTGCTCGGACAGTCGAAGCAGGCGGAGTTCGTCAGGCTCATGGAGCAAGAG TTGGAGAAGAGAGACGAGATGGCTGCCGGCGACGGAGCCTCTGGAGGTTTCACAAAGAACAAG ACGCTGGCCTCCATCCTCAACGTGGAGATGATCCGGGACAAGACGGGCGAGGAGATCGCGGAG CTTTGGATGAAATATTATTCAACGAAGGACACAATTAGCGCCGTCATCCCG ACACAGATCTATGAGATGATTTTCAGCAGGTCAAAGTCCTGCCCGATG TTCCTCTACGCTTTGCCTCAGAAGGAGGGCTACGAGTTCTTTGTGGGTCAGTGGTCTGGACACGAGCTCCACTTCAGCTCCCTCATCAACGTGCAG ATGCTGGGCGAGAACGCGCCCAGTCAGCTGATCCTCTACCACTACCCAGacctgcaggaggagaagggCGTGGTCCTCATGACGGCGGAG GGGAGACCAGAGGTGGACTGGAGGCGCCGTCGGACCACCTGCTGTCTGAGTCCCAGGAACTGTTGGTCTTCATTTAAAGTCACAAAGAGATAA
- the atpaf1 gene encoding ATP synthase mitochondrial F1 complex assembly factor 1 isoform X1 translates to MSDGSDGKMAAAMVQMSCLYRGMLAVRATGIRTLIPGLVPAQFRAFSVRKEPELEENPYFSKYQDKIQKLRSAKPQEYKARLEKRHEAKKEVLGQSKQAEFVRLMEQELEKRDEMAAGDGASGGFTKNKTLASILNVEMIRDKTGEEIAELWMKYYSTKDTISAVIPTQIYEMIFSRSKSCPMFLYALPQKEGYEFFVGQWSGHELHFSSLINVQMLGENAPSQLILYHYPDLQEEKGVVLMTAEMDPKFITVHQAQCLANQVQLFYGTRRQETYRLVETFNHQPADFKHMSVIAELEQSGLGPAVAPGGS, encoded by the exons ATGTCGGACGGGAGCGATGGAAAAATGGCGGCTGCTATGGTACAAATGTCATGTTTGTACCGGGGCATGTTAGCGGTCAGGGCCACCGGCATCAGGACGCTGATCCCCGGGCTGGTCCCGGCGCAGTTCCGAGCCTTCTCAGTGCGGAAGGAGCCGGAGCTGGAGGAGAACCCGTACTTCAGCAAGTACCAGGACAAGATCCAGAAGCTGCGCAG TGCTAAACCACAGGAGTACAAGGCCCGACTGGAGAAACGTCATGAGGCCAAGAAGGAAGTGCTCGGACAGTCGAAGCAGGCGGAGTTCGTCAGGCTCATGGAGCAAGAG TTGGAGAAGAGAGACGAGATGGCTGCCGGCGACGGAGCCTCTGGAGGTTTCACAAAGAACAAG ACGCTGGCCTCCATCCTCAACGTGGAGATGATCCGGGACAAGACGGGCGAGGAGATCGCGGAG CTTTGGATGAAATATTATTCAACGAAGGACACAATTAGCGCCGTCATCCCG ACACAGATCTATGAGATGATTTTCAGCAGGTCAAAGTCCTGCCCGATG TTCCTCTACGCTTTGCCTCAGAAGGAGGGCTACGAGTTCTTTGTGGGTCAGTGGTCTGGACACGAGCTCCACTTCAGCTCCCTCATCAACGTGCAG ATGCTGGGCGAGAACGCGCCCAGTCAGCTGATCCTCTACCACTACCCAGacctgcaggaggagaagggCGTGGTCCTCATGACGGCGGAGATGGACCCCAAGTTTATA ACTGTCCACCAGGCTCAGTGCTTGGCCAACCAGGTGCAGCTGTTCTACGGCACACGGAGGCAGGAGACGTACCGATTGGTGGAGACGTTTAACCACCAGCCCGCAGACTTCAAACACATGTCGGTGATAGCGGAGCTGGAACAGAGCGGCTTGGGGCCGGCGGTCGCCCCTGGGGGCTCGTAG